The uncultured Desulfuromonas sp. genome has a segment encoding these proteins:
- a CDS encoding universal stress protein, translating to MSLKILVPICDGVTSKATVQALIEHKDQFNAPMTLLHVVNLDKMDYRMIPDFQIDMVRQYATKTGEKFLAEQTALLQNAGLDILPRLETGSPRDTICKIANEEAFSLVVIGRHSNGEIRDVLFGSVSNHVLHGVKCPVLLF from the coding sequence ATGTCGCTTAAAATTCTCGTTCCAATCTGTGATGGCGTGACGAGTAAAGCCACGGTTCAGGCTTTGATTGAGCATAAAGATCAATTCAACGCACCGATGACCCTGTTGCACGTCGTCAATCTGGACAAGATGGATTACCGCATGATCCCCGATTTCCAAATCGACATGGTGCGCCAATACGCCACTAAAACCGGCGAGAAATTTCTCGCCGAGCAAACCGCGTTGTTGCAGAACGCCGGACTGGATATTCTTCCGCGCCTGGAAACCGGTTCACCGCGTGACACGATTTGCAAAATTGCCAATGAGGAAGCGTTTTCGCTGGTGGTCATCGGGCGCCATTCCAACGGTGAAATCCGTGATGTCCTGTTCGGCTCAGTTTCTAATCACGTTTTGCATGGCGTAAAATGCCCGGTCCTGCTATTCTAA
- the cls gene encoding cardiolipin synthase, translated as MNGFSVGIVIINLLSLAVAIHALLNKRDPRAALAWIIVCLALPGVGVVLYWLMGVNRIRTRALRWQRRGEGIYVTEKEPPCESSVELRTPFHTQNYQLQRHLADAVTRRPLLGGNRVVPLYNGEQAYPAMLKTIRAANHSINLSSYIFDTQFCGREFVQALIERANAGVAVRVLVDGLGECYSWPRVHTLFEQSPVQVARFLPLSLFRRGMHLNLRNHRKLLIVDGQTGFAGGMNISQRHLVQKKRNDVRPRQRVADLHFKVEGPVVRQMLEVFQEDWQFAGGSSFNLEPAPPCLAGPDSLCRGISAGPNEDYEKLVWIVVGALNCARKRVSIMTPYFIPDRSMVTAMNSAALRGVNVEIVLPVKNNLPYVHWASRGAFWELLEYGVKIYYQPPPFAHSKLLLMDDHYALIGSANMDPRSQRLNFEFNLEVYDKSFNAEMRHHFDTTVAKSRAISLQEMDGRPVWLKMRDNFFRLFTPFL; from the coding sequence ATGAACGGATTTTCTGTGGGCATCGTGATTATCAACCTGTTGTCATTGGCGGTTGCGATTCACGCTTTGCTCAACAAGCGCGATCCGCGTGCGGCGCTGGCCTGGATTATTGTCTGTCTCGCCCTGCCCGGAGTTGGGGTTGTCCTCTATTGGTTGATGGGGGTGAATCGCATCCGCACCCGGGCTCTGCGCTGGCAGCGACGCGGTGAAGGCATCTATGTCACGGAAAAGGAACCGCCGTGTGAGAGCAGTGTTGAACTGCGCACTCCGTTTCACACCCAGAACTATCAGCTGCAACGACACCTGGCTGATGCCGTCACACGGCGTCCACTGCTCGGGGGCAATCGGGTGGTACCGTTGTACAACGGTGAACAGGCTTACCCGGCCATGCTCAAAACAATTCGTGCCGCCAACCACAGTATCAATTTATCCAGTTACATTTTTGATACCCAATTTTGTGGGCGCGAGTTTGTCCAGGCGTTGATTGAACGGGCGAACGCCGGTGTCGCCGTGCGAGTGCTGGTGGATGGTCTGGGTGAGTGTTATTCCTGGCCGCGGGTGCATACCCTGTTTGAACAGTCACCGGTGCAGGTGGCGCGATTTCTGCCGCTGTCGCTGTTTCGTCGTGGGATGCACCTCAATTTGCGCAACCATCGCAAACTGCTGATTGTCGATGGCCAGACCGGGTTTGCCGGAGGCATGAATATCAGCCAGCGCCATCTGGTACAGAAAAAGCGCAACGATGTGCGTCCACGCCAACGGGTGGCGGATCTTCATTTCAAAGTGGAAGGACCGGTGGTCCGACAGATGTTGGAAGTGTTTCAGGAGGATTGGCAGTTTGCCGGCGGCAGTTCATTTAACCTTGAACCTGCGCCGCCCTGCCTTGCCGGGCCGGACAGCTTATGCCGGGGGATCAGCGCCGGACCGAACGAAGATTATGAAAAACTGGTGTGGATTGTCGTCGGTGCGCTGAACTGCGCCCGTAAACGGGTGTCGATCATGACGCCCTACTTTATCCCCGATCGCTCCATGGTCACCGCCATGAACAGTGCTGCTTTACGGGGCGTCAATGTCGAGATTGTCCTGCCGGTAAAAAACAACCTGCCCTACGTGCATTGGGCCAGTCGCGGTGCCTTCTGGGAGCTGCTCGAATACGGCGTTAAAATTTACTACCAGCCCCCGCCGTTTGCCCATAGTAAATTGCTGTTGATGGACGATCACTATGCCTTGATCGGCTCGGCCAATATGGACCCACGCAGCCAGCGCTTGAACTTTGAGTTTAATCTCGAAGTGTATGATAAAAGCTTCAATGCCGAAATGCGCCACCATTTCGATACCACGGTGGCCAAGTCGCGGGCCATCAGTCTCCAAGAGATGGATGGTCGCCCGGTATGGCTGAAAATGCGCGACAATTTTTTTCGCCTGTTCACGCCGTTTCTGTAA
- a CDS encoding MoaD/ThiS family protein, with product MTKKSNTTVRLFGNLHTLRRERGLPPVAEVWLPEEGVTAMDLANSLDLPINRIEGVFCNHLAYGLDHRLHPGDQVAFIPTGVPGPHRFMLGIHAAGKGHLTPSD from the coding sequence ATGACCAAGAAATCGAACACCACCGTTCGCCTGTTCGGCAACTTGCACACCCTGCGTCGCGAACGCGGCCTGCCCCCCGTGGCCGAGGTCTGGCTGCCGGAAGAGGGAGTAACGGCGATGGACCTCGCCAACAGTCTCGACCTGCCGATTAATCGCATTGAAGGGGTGTTTTGCAACCATCTCGCTTACGGTCTTGACCATCGCCTCCATCCCGGCGACCAAGTGGCTTTCATCCCCACCGGCGTACCGGGTCCGCACCGTTTCATGCTCGGTATCCACGCCGCCGGAAAAGGACATCTCACCCCTTCGGACTGA
- a CDS encoding LrgB family protein: MSTSLLHTPLFGIALTLIIFQFASLFYRRFRYTLFNPVILTIIAIIILLSVTGIPYADYALGGDMILFLLGPAVVALGVPLYERRSEVTHRLIPIAGGIIAGATASIISASGIILLMGGSRQLALTMAPKSVTTPIAIGIADKIGAITPLTAAVVVVTGCFGALIGPSFCRWLRITDPASMGLAMGTAAHGIGTGRMLEIDVLGGAIAGLAIGLNGIATALLIPLLQGLLPG, translated from the coding sequence ATGAGTACCAGCCTGCTGCATACCCCTCTGTTCGGCATTGCCCTGACCCTGATTATCTTTCAGTTCGCCAGTCTATTTTATCGCCGTTTTCGTTACACCTTGTTCAATCCGGTGATCCTGACCATTATCGCGATTATTATTCTGCTCTCAGTGACCGGCATTCCGTACGCCGATTACGCCCTCGGTGGCGACATGATACTGTTTCTGCTCGGCCCGGCCGTCGTGGCACTGGGCGTGCCCCTCTATGAGCGACGTAGCGAGGTCACCCATCGACTGATCCCGATTGCCGGCGGGATCATTGCCGGAGCCACGGCGTCGATTATCAGTGCTTCGGGAATCATCCTGTTGATGGGCGGCAGTCGTCAGTTGGCCCTGACCATGGCACCCAAATCAGTCACCACGCCGATTGCTATCGGCATTGCCGACAAGATCGGTGCCATCACGCCACTGACCGCGGCGGTTGTCGTCGTCACCGGCTGCTTTGGCGCGCTGATCGGGCCGAGTTTCTGCCGTTGGTTGCGCATCACGGATCCGGCCTCTATGGGACTGGCCATGGGCACGGCCGCGCACGGCATCGGTACCGGACGGATGCTGGAGATTGATGTGTTGGGTGGGGCGATTGCCGGATTGGCGATTGGTTTGAATGGGATTGCTACGGCGTTGTTGATTCCCTTGTTGCAGGGGTTGTTGCCGGGATAG
- a CDS encoding FAD-dependent oxidoreductase yields MHTRKILIIGGVAAGMKTACRLRRLDGNAEITVIDRTKNISYGACPLPYYIEGLYDDLMEVRKTPVGVLRDETFFGNVKGVTTLTRTEATAIDREAKTVAIRSLEDNSVQTLNYDVLVMATGNTPILPPVPGHDLEGVLPLKTMEHAEQLDTLADTAGNAVVVGGGLIGLEVAEALTKRGIQVTLLEMKDQVMATALDFNSAAIVHRELRKNGVNLRLAEPLQRIEGQGRVEKVITDQGEYPADMVIMAIGVRPVVDLARDAGIELGTTGAIRVSPQMQTSDPAVYAVGDCVESIDQLTGKPVYVPLGSTANKHGRVAANAIAGVPDRFPGILGSLVVKVFDLNVARTGLSAEDARLNGYDSVSLIATSPDIAHLYPGNKPIIIKLIADRQNRKLLGAQIVGPGVVDKRLDVVATAVTMGATVDQLAQFDLCYAPPFANAMDALIQAANAMRNKLDGLADSMSPCEAVEILNSDQPVTLLDVRSPAEYEEIRIPGATLIPLGALRKRLDELPKDQLIIPFCKLSLRGFEAQIILQQAGFTNVRYMEGGVLAWPYEFE; encoded by the coding sequence ATGCATACTCGTAAAATCCTCATAATTGGTGGTGTTGCAGCCGGCATGAAAACCGCCTGTCGCCTGCGTCGCCTTGACGGCAACGCAGAAATTACCGTTATTGATCGAACCAAAAATATCTCCTACGGCGCCTGTCCTTTGCCGTACTACATTGAAGGTCTGTATGATGATCTGATGGAGGTTCGCAAGACACCGGTCGGCGTTTTGCGCGATGAGACCTTTTTCGGCAATGTCAAAGGGGTTACGACACTCACCCGAACCGAAGCCACGGCGATTGATCGCGAGGCAAAAACTGTTGCCATCCGCTCTCTGGAGGACAACAGTGTCCAGACCCTCAATTACGATGTTCTGGTCATGGCTACCGGCAATACCCCGATTCTGCCGCCGGTTCCCGGCCACGACCTTGAAGGGGTTCTCCCCCTTAAAACCATGGAGCACGCCGAACAGCTTGACACACTGGCTGATACGGCCGGCAATGCCGTGGTGGTCGGCGGCGGCCTGATCGGTCTGGAAGTGGCTGAAGCCCTGACCAAGCGCGGCATTCAGGTGACCCTGCTGGAGATGAAAGACCAGGTTATGGCAACCGCTCTCGACTTCAACAGTGCTGCCATCGTTCATCGCGAATTACGCAAAAACGGTGTCAATCTGCGGTTGGCTGAGCCGCTGCAGCGTATTGAAGGGCAGGGACGTGTTGAAAAGGTCATTACCGATCAAGGCGAGTACCCGGCGGATATGGTGATTATGGCCATCGGCGTACGCCCGGTGGTCGATCTGGCCCGCGACGCCGGCATCGAGCTGGGTACCACCGGTGCCATCCGCGTCAGCCCCCAGATGCAGACCAGCGATCCAGCGGTTTATGCCGTTGGGGACTGCGTCGAATCCATCGACCAATTGACCGGCAAGCCGGTTTACGTTCCCCTTGGATCCACCGCCAACAAGCATGGTCGTGTCGCGGCCAATGCCATTGCCGGTGTTCCGGACCGTTTTCCCGGCATTCTCGGCAGTTTGGTGGTCAAAGTGTTTGATCTCAATGTGGCCCGCACCGGTCTCAGTGCTGAAGATGCCCGCCTCAACGGCTACGATTCCGTCAGCCTGATCGCCACATCACCGGACATTGCTCATCTCTACCCCGGCAATAAACCGATCATTATCAAACTGATTGCCGATCGCCAGAACCGTAAACTGCTCGGTGCCCAGATCGTCGGCCCGGGTGTCGTGGATAAACGGCTTGATGTCGTGGCAACGGCCGTCACCATGGGGGCTACGGTTGATCAACTGGCCCAGTTCGATCTGTGTTATGCGCCGCCCTTTGCCAACGCCATGGACGCCTTGATTCAGGCGGCCAATGCCATGCGCAACAAGCTCGACGGTCTCGCCGACAGCATGAGTCCGTGCGAAGCCGTGGAGATTCTGAACAGCGATCAGCCGGTCACACTGCTCGATGTCCGCTCACCAGCCGAGTACGAGGAGATTCGCATCCCGGGCGCCACCCTGATTCCCCTTGGTGCCTTGCGCAAACGACTTGATGAACTGCCTAAAGACCAGTTGATTATCCCCTTCTGTAAACTGAGTCTGCGTGGTTTTGAGGCGCAGATTATTTTGCAGCAGGCCGGATTCACCAATGTGCGTTATATGGAAGGCGGTGTGCTCGCCTGGCCTTATGAGTTCGAATAA
- a CDS encoding lipid A-modifier LpxR family protein produces MPGRLLLIGVVFCFSVLMTVSTVAAEEGSASLWSLGIANDSFFDQDRGYTSGWDIAYTPQSSPFTVRIGQDLYTPDRDNTKVPPSGQHPYAAWLYARGDYRYQLCPVVLMTASASFGTTGERALGEEFQDVAHRVLGFDDYEGWDSQVSERWGWIVGLELKWQQPLLRMASGYGLDLVTVMNGQGGNILVDLSAAAGLRFGYHLPELTATPEPNAPKTVYFTLLAERKIVDKNVFLEGVSGSDYHVEPERGVNTLSCGVHWREGAYQVDLDFYFPEQEFKDQDLTYRYGMLRLSYWY; encoded by the coding sequence ATGCCAGGTCGTCTGTTGCTTATCGGTGTTGTTTTCTGTTTCAGTGTGCTTATGACTGTTTCTACGGTGGCGGCGGAAGAAGGGTCCGCGTCGTTGTGGAGCCTCGGCATTGCCAATGACAGCTTTTTCGACCAAGATCGTGGTTATACCAGTGGCTGGGATATTGCTTACACGCCTCAGTCTTCGCCCTTTACGGTGCGGATCGGCCAGGACCTCTACACGCCGGATCGCGACAATACAAAAGTACCTCCTTCCGGCCAGCACCCTTACGCCGCCTGGTTATATGCCCGTGGCGACTATCGCTATCAGCTCTGCCCGGTTGTTCTGATGACCGCCAGTGCCAGTTTCGGTACGACCGGAGAGCGGGCCCTGGGGGAGGAATTTCAGGATGTGGCCCACCGGGTGCTGGGTTTTGATGACTATGAAGGCTGGGACAGCCAGGTTTCGGAACGTTGGGGCTGGATTGTCGGTCTCGAACTGAAGTGGCAACAACCTCTGCTCAGGATGGCGTCCGGCTATGGTCTCGACCTGGTTACCGTGATGAACGGTCAGGGCGGGAATATCCTTGTTGATCTCAGCGCCGCAGCCGGGTTGCGTTTTGGCTATCACCTGCCGGAACTCACCGCCACACCCGAACCGAATGCCCCGAAAACAGTTTATTTCACCCTGTTGGCAGAACGTAAAATCGTCGATAAAAATGTGTTTCTCGAAGGGGTGAGCGGCAGTGATTACCATGTTGAGCCGGAACGCGGTGTCAACACCCTGAGCTGCGGTGTCCATTGGCGCGAGGGCGCTTATCAGGTTGATCTCGATTTTTATTTTCCCGAACAGGAATTCAAGGACCAGGATTTGACCTATCGCTATGGCATGCTGCGATTGAGTTACTGGTACTGA
- the pdxA gene encoding 4-hydroxythreonine-4-phosphate dehydrogenase PdxA has protein sequence MDAPVIITMGDPAGIGPEIIIKAWLDGALESFNRPLVVAGDVAILQRAAQVLNCPVTFEPGSQGEVVLKYQQRQLRVKPLSFLDPGAVPFGRIQAECGEAMLDYIEWACEQCRMGQAAAMVTAPIQKEAIRAAGCNFPGHTELLAERCGVDKVVMMLGGELLKVCLVTTHLALRDVPQAVTGDEIDATLRVTDAAFRRYFTSGAPRIAVLALNPHAGEGGLFGDEEQRLIAPAIERARQAGMDVSGPHSADTLFHFAVQGAYDAVVCMYHDQGLIPLKLLHFDDGVNVTLGLPIIRTSVDHGTAYDLAGTGKASCESLVAAIRTAVAMHQRAEENSDL, from the coding sequence ATGGACGCACCTGTCATCATTACCATGGGAGATCCTGCCGGTATTGGTCCGGAAATTATCATCAAAGCCTGGCTCGACGGTGCCCTAGAGTCGTTCAATCGACCCCTGGTAGTGGCTGGCGATGTGGCGATACTGCAGCGTGCCGCCCAGGTTCTCAACTGTCCGGTCACCTTTGAACCGGGTTCACAGGGCGAGGTGGTCCTCAAATATCAGCAGCGGCAGTTACGCGTCAAACCGCTGTCCTTTCTCGATCCGGGGGCGGTGCCGTTCGGCCGGATTCAGGCCGAGTGTGGCGAGGCCATGCTCGACTACATTGAGTGGGCCTGTGAGCAGTGCCGCATGGGACAGGCGGCGGCCATGGTCACTGCACCGATCCAGAAAGAAGCGATCCGTGCCGCCGGGTGTAACTTTCCTGGTCATACCGAACTATTGGCGGAACGCTGTGGCGTGGATAAAGTGGTGATGATGCTCGGCGGCGAACTCCTCAAAGTGTGTCTGGTGACCACCCATCTGGCGCTGCGCGACGTGCCGCAGGCGGTCACCGGCGATGAGATTGATGCCACCTTGCGCGTGACAGACGCGGCGTTTCGCCGTTACTTTACCTCCGGGGCGCCGCGCATTGCCGTGCTGGCGTTGAATCCTCATGCGGGTGAAGGCGGTCTGTTCGGTGATGAAGAGCAGCGGCTGATTGCTCCGGCCATTGAGCGGGCGCGTCAGGCCGGGATGGATGTCTCCGGCCCGCACAGTGCCGACACCCTGTTTCACTTTGCGGTGCAGGGAGCGTATGACGCCGTGGTGTGCATGTACCACGATCAGGGCCTCATCCCGCTGAAGTTGCTTCATTTCGACGATGGCGTGAATGTCACCCTCGGTCTGCCGATTATCCGCACCTCGGTGGATCACGGCACCGCCTATGATCTGGCCGGAACCGGAAAAGCCAGCTGTGAAAGTCTGGTGGCTGCGATTCGCACGGCGGTAGCGATGCATCAACGCGCTGAAGAGAACAGCGACCTGTGA
- the uvrA gene encoding excinuclease ABC subunit UvrA: MIDKIIVKGAREHNLKDIDVEIPRDKLVVVTGVSGSGKSTLAFDTIYAEGQRRYVESLSAYARQFLEQMEKPDVDSIDGLSPAISIEQKTTSKNPRSTVGTVTEIYDYLRLLFARIGKVFCHHCGREIAAQSVQQIVDQVMSYAERTKLLILAPLVKGRKGEYRKELQQLQADGFVRVRIDGQLYELAETPELDKNKKHTIEVVVDRLIVKEGIESRLADSLETALRLGDGLVMVQDVDGECHQFSEKHACIDCGISYAEVEPRMFSFNNPHGACPDCSGLGTRNYFDPDQVVPHVDLTLREGAIAPWVTRKGFYYQQLLESLADHYGFDVNTPYRELSERIRKILMYGSGDEEIRFYYDQGERRHFYHKVFEGVIPNLERRYRDSDSDTMREKLEEYMDIMPCPSCHGARLRPESLHVKVADKSIYEVCELSVAGALEFFNSLQLSSKDAEIGQRILKEIRERLGFLVQVGLDYLTLNRSAGTLSGGEGQRIRLATQIGSSLMGVLYILDEPSIGLHQRDNRRLLDTLLHLRDLGNTVLVVEHDEETILEADYVLDMGPAAGVHGGEVVSQGTPKEIVADPKSLTGRYLSGELEVPVPAQRRTADRWLEIIGAEANNLQKVDARFPLGVMTCVTGVSGSGKSTLVIDTLYRSLAQHLNRSREKAGKLKGISGLDHLDKVVDIDQSPIGRTPRSNPATYTGVFSDIRDLFAQLPEAKIRGYKPGRFSFNVKGGRCEACNGDGVLKIEMHFLPDVYVQCEVCGGARYNRETLQVHYKGKSIADVLNMTVNQASKFLENIPRIHNKLQTIRDVGLGYIKLGQSATTLSGGEAQRVKLAKELGKRATGRTIYILDEPTTGLHFDDVRKLMEVLHRLVDTGNTVIIIEHNLDVIKTADHVIDLGPEGGSGGGRIIASGTPEQVALNSHSHTGRYLRSYLDLLS; this comes from the coding sequence ATGATCGACAAAATCATTGTCAAAGGTGCCCGCGAGCACAATCTGAAAGATATCGATGTCGAGATCCCCCGCGACAAGCTGGTCGTCGTTACCGGTGTCTCGGGCTCGGGCAAGTCAACCCTGGCCTTCGATACCATCTATGCCGAGGGCCAACGGCGCTATGTTGAGAGTCTGTCGGCCTATGCCCGCCAGTTTCTTGAGCAGATGGAAAAGCCCGATGTCGACAGCATCGACGGTTTGTCGCCGGCGATCTCCATTGAGCAGAAAACCACCTCGAAAAATCCCCGCTCCACCGTCGGCACCGTAACCGAGATTTACGATTATCTGCGTCTGTTGTTTGCCCGCATTGGCAAGGTGTTTTGCCATCATTGCGGTCGTGAGATTGCCGCCCAGAGCGTGCAGCAGATCGTCGATCAGGTGATGAGCTATGCCGAGCGTACCAAGCTGCTGATTCTGGCGCCGCTGGTCAAGGGGCGCAAAGGGGAATACCGCAAGGAATTGCAGCAGTTACAGGCTGATGGTTTTGTCCGCGTGCGTATCGATGGCCAACTCTATGAACTGGCCGAGACCCCGGAGCTGGATAAGAATAAAAAACACACGATTGAAGTGGTGGTGGACCGCCTGATTGTCAAGGAAGGGATCGAAAGCCGTCTGGCCGATTCCCTGGAAACGGCGTTGCGTCTTGGTGATGGCCTGGTGATGGTGCAGGATGTGGATGGCGAGTGCCACCAGTTTTCGGAAAAACACGCCTGTATCGACTGTGGCATCTCCTATGCCGAGGTTGAGCCGCGCATGTTTTCCTTCAACAATCCCCATGGTGCCTGCCCGGATTGTTCCGGTCTCGGCACGCGTAATTACTTTGATCCGGATCAGGTGGTGCCTCATGTGGATCTGACCCTGCGTGAGGGTGCGATTGCCCCGTGGGTGACACGCAAAGGCTTTTACTATCAGCAATTGCTTGAATCCCTAGCCGACCATTACGGGTTTGATGTCAACACGCCGTATCGCGAGTTGTCGGAGCGGATTCGCAAAATCCTCATGTACGGTTCCGGTGACGAGGAGATCCGCTTCTATTACGATCAGGGTGAGCGGCGCCATTTTTACCACAAGGTGTTCGAGGGCGTGATCCCCAATCTGGAGCGGCGTTACCGCGACAGTGACAGCGATACCATGCGCGAAAAGCTCGAAGAGTACATGGATATCATGCCCTGCCCCAGCTGTCACGGTGCGCGGCTGCGCCCGGAGTCGCTGCATGTCAAGGTGGCGGATAAAAGCATTTACGAGGTGTGTGAGCTGTCCGTCGCCGGTGCGCTGGAGTTTTTCAACAGCCTGCAATTGAGCAGCAAGGATGCCGAGATCGGCCAGCGCATTCTCAAGGAGATCCGCGAACGGCTTGGGTTCCTGGTCCAGGTCGGTCTCGATTACCTGACCTTGAATCGTTCCGCCGGTACCCTGTCCGGCGGCGAAGGCCAGCGCATCCGTCTGGCCACCCAGATTGGTTCGTCGCTGATGGGTGTGCTGTATATCCTCGATGAACCGTCCATTGGGCTGCATCAGCGTGACAACCGCCGTCTGCTCGATACCCTGCTCCATCTGCGCGACCTGGGCAATACCGTACTGGTTGTCGAGCATGACGAAGAGACGATTCTCGAAGCGGACTACGTGCTCGACATGGGACCGGCCGCCGGGGTGCATGGCGGCGAAGTGGTGTCGCAGGGCACGCCCAAGGAGATTGTTGCCGACCCCAAATCACTCACCGGCCGTTATCTCAGTGGCGAGCTGGAAGTGCCGGTACCGGCGCAACGCCGCACCGCGGATCGTTGGTTGGAAATTATTGGCGCCGAAGCCAACAACCTGCAAAAAGTTGATGCCCGTTTTCCTCTCGGCGTCATGACCTGCGTCACTGGTGTGTCCGGTTCCGGCAAGTCGACGCTGGTCATCGACACCCTGTATCGCAGTTTGGCCCAACACCTCAACCGCAGCCGCGAGAAAGCCGGTAAGCTCAAAGGGATCAGCGGTTTGGATCATCTCGACAAAGTGGTGGATATTGATCAGTCGCCAATTGGTCGCACGCCGCGCTCTAACCCGGCTACCTACACCGGTGTGTTCAGTGATATCCGTGATCTGTTTGCCCAGTTGCCGGAAGCCAAGATTCGCGGTTACAAGCCGGGACGCTTTTCGTTCAACGTCAAGGGTGGCCGCTGTGAGGCGTGTAACGGCGACGGTGTATTGAAAATCGAAATGCACTTTTTGCCCGATGTCTATGTCCAGTGTGAGGTGTGTGGTGGTGCCCGTTACAACCGCGAGACCCTGCAAGTACATTACAAGGGCAAGAGCATCGCCGATGTGTTGAACATGACCGTCAACCAGGCGAGCAAGTTTCTGGAAAATATTCCGCGCATCCACAACAAGTTGCAGACCATCCGCGACGTCGGTCTCGGCTATATCAAGCTCGGTCAAAGCGCCACCACCCTGTCCGGCGGTGAAGCGCAGCGCGTCAAACTGGCCAAGGAGCTTGGCAAGCGCGCCACCGGACGGACCATTTATATCCTCGACGAACCGACCACCGGTCTTCATTTCGATGATGTGCGCAAGCTGATGGAGGTGCTGCATCGCTTGGTGGATACCGGCAACACGGTGATCATCATCGAGCATAATCTCGACGTCATTAAAACCGCGGATCATGTCATCGACCTCGGTCCTGAAGGGGGCAGCGGTGGTGGCCGGATCATTGCCAGCGGGACACCGGAGCAGGTGGCGCTCAACAGCCACTCCCATACCGGGCGCTATCTGCGCTCCTATCTCGATCTGTTGAGCTGA
- a CDS encoding CidA/LrgA family protein translates to MIRGFAILLGFQYLGEVIATLLNLPLPGSVIGMVLLLFALRLEIIRLDWVREAAQLLLDNLSMLFIPAGVGVMVYAELIQQQWLPLTLATTISSLVVLAVTGLTDQLLHRRRKA, encoded by the coding sequence ATGATACGCGGCTTTGCCATACTACTCGGTTTTCAATACCTCGGCGAGGTGATTGCCACCCTGCTCAACCTGCCTCTGCCGGGCAGTGTCATCGGCATGGTGCTGCTGCTGTTCGCCCTGCGCCTGGAGATCATCCGCCTCGACTGGGTGCGCGAGGCCGCCCAGCTGCTGCTCGACAACCTGTCGATGCTGTTTATCCCCGCCGGAGTCGGCGTCATGGTCTACGCGGAACTGATCCAACAGCAATGGCTACCGCTGACGTTAGCGACCACCATAAGTTCACTGGTGGTGTTGGCCGTCACCGGCCTGACCGATCAACTGCTGCACCGACGGAGGAAAGCATGA